In Leptolyngbya sp. FACHB-261, a genomic segment contains:
- the mreC gene encoding rod shape-determining protein MreC — protein MQSLRRWWGRNSLALALAAASLSVAWAIRQTHGALVMELYQVISQPLGMTYTQTDRLTDARVRELQFRLTELERQNESLQGLLDYKPLRSGAGIAAPVIGRSADHWWQQITLGRGQQEGIRPGSVVVGPGGLVGRVTSVSPSTSRVLLISDPSSQVGVVITRSRHMGVLRGKAGNRAVIEFFDKDPDVRRGDVVMTSSLSSLFPSGIAVGRVETLNLEKSPAPEAQIELSVPISYLEWVIVYPGRPQGR, from the coding sequence CCGCAACAGTTTAGCTCTTGCGCTAGCAGCTGCTAGTTTGAGTGTGGCGTGGGCCATCCGGCAAACCCACGGAGCTCTGGTAATGGAGCTTTATCAAGTGATAAGTCAGCCTCTTGGGATGACTTACACGCAAACCGATCGTTTAACTGATGCCCGAGTTCGAGAGCTTCAATTTCGTTTGACCGAGTTAGAGCGTCAGAATGAGTCGCTGCAAGGACTGCTGGACTACAAACCTTTGCGCTCAGGTGCAGGGATTGCAGCGCCAGTTATTGGTCGCAGTGCAGATCACTGGTGGCAACAGATCACCCTGGGCCGTGGTCAACAGGAAGGCATTCGGCCTGGGAGTGTAGTGGTGGGACCAGGAGGTCTGGTGGGACGGGTCACTTCTGTGTCGCCCAGCACTAGCCGCGTTTTGCTGATTAGCGATCCCTCCAGCCAGGTTGGTGTTGTGATCACTCGCAGCCGTCATATGGGGGTGCTGCGGGGCAAAGCGGGTAATCGGGCTGTGATCGAGTTCTTCGATAAGGACCCAGATGTGCGGCGCGGCGATGTGGTCATGACCTCATCCTTGAGCAGCCTCTTTCCCTCTGGGATTGCGGTAGGTCGGGTGGAAACGCTGAATTTGGAAAAAAGTCCAGCGCCTGAGGCCCAAATCGAGTTGTCAGTACCTATTAGCTATCTGGAGTGGGTGATTGTTTATCCCGGTCGGCCTCAAGGGCGGTAG
- the mreD gene encoding rod shape-determining protein MreD, whose translation MARPAPFPIHQRIEQLSPGGRYCLNALVSAASVLLCLLVLHLRLPGMELAGIGPNWLLIWVVAWSLKRPMVESAAAGVVLGFLQDGLTMAEPTHALGLALVGLLTSRLQKQRFLQEDFISVALIVFGMAVVAETVMAVQFSFSGERSLAEIWTYHQQVALSSAILSSLWAPVMYFPLNRWWQWMDNLNQP comes from the coding sequence ATGGCCCGACCTGCCCCTTTTCCCATACACCAGCGCATTGAGCAGCTTTCCCCTGGGGGGCGCTACTGCCTCAATGCGCTGGTGTCGGCGGCTAGTGTGCTGCTGTGTCTCCTGGTGTTGCATCTGCGCTTGCCAGGGATGGAGCTGGCTGGCATTGGTCCCAACTGGTTGCTAATTTGGGTGGTTGCCTGGAGTCTCAAGCGCCCGATGGTTGAGTCAGCAGCAGCCGGAGTTGTCTTGGGCTTTCTTCAAGATGGGCTGACTATGGCTGAGCCGACCCATGCTCTAGGTTTGGCACTGGTTGGACTACTGACCTCTCGATTGCAAAAGCAGCGGTTTTTGCAGGAGGACTTTATTTCGGTTGCGCTGATTGTGTTTGGTATGGCAGTCGTTGCCGAGACGGTGATGGCGGTTCAGTTTAGTTTCAGCGGGGAACGGAGCCTGGCCGAAATCTGGACTTACCATCAGCAGGTCGCGCTCTCATCGGCGATTCTCAGCAGCCTGTGGGCACCGGTGATGTACTTCCCACTCAATCGCTGGTGGCAGTGGATGGACAACTTGAACCAGCCCTAA
- a CDS encoding CPXCG motif-containing cysteine-rich protein has protein sequence MQDTTEFYCAYCGEPSVVFIDLSSGRTQSYVEDCQVCCRPNILYVEVDEDSLEIIIQTEPES, from the coding sequence ATGCAAGATACCACTGAGTTTTACTGCGCCTACTGTGGGGAGCCGAGCGTTGTTTTTATTGATCTCTCCTCGGGGCGAACTCAGTCTTATGTTGAGGATTGCCAGGTCTGTTGCCGTCCCAATATTTTGTATGTAGAAGTCGATGAGGACAGCTTGGAAATCATCATTCAAACTGAGCCAGAGAGCTAG
- a CDS encoding secondary thiamine-phosphate synthase enzyme YjbQ encodes MTILNQLIEVETEQGINIYNITPQIEALIASTSIQNGQVLVFSRHTTTALAINENEERLLEDVKVFLRKLAPESERYLHNDLHLRVVPEDEPMNAHSHLMAMMLSTSEVIPIVDGKLALGTYQSVLFFELDGPRKRTVFCQISGENIVLSRH; translated from the coding sequence GTGACGATTCTTAACCAGCTGATCGAGGTTGAAACCGAGCAGGGAATCAACATCTATAACATTACCCCTCAGATTGAGGCGCTGATTGCCTCAACCTCGATTCAGAACGGCCAGGTTCTCGTATTCTCTCGTCACACCACTACCGCCTTAGCAATCAATGAAAACGAAGAGAGATTACTGGAAGATGTCAAAGTATTTTTGAGAAAACTAGCACCCGAATCAGAACGCTATTTGCACAACGACCTGCACTTACGAGTTGTACCTGAAGACGAACCGATGAACGCCCATTCTCACCTCATGGCTATGATGCTCAGCACCAGTGAAGTGATTCCAATTGTGGATGGCAAGCTAGCCCTAGGAACTTACCAATCGGTTCTATTCTTCGAGTTGGATGGTCCTCGCAAGAGAACTGTGTTTTGCCAAATCTCAGGCGAGAATATTGTCTTGAGCCGACATTGA